The following proteins are co-located in the Billgrantia tianxiuensis genome:
- a CDS encoding DUF2160 domain-containing protein: protein MDWMVWTLPTAVFFAVIAAILLGMTAWELVSPTVERRGFLPIATTRGDRLFIGLLSAAYIHLAVVGFTELSIWFALGASVLWLLVLMRWG, encoded by the coding sequence ATGGATTGGATGGTCTGGACACTGCCCACGGCGGTTTTCTTCGCCGTCATCGCCGCGATACTGCTTGGCATGACGGCCTGGGAGCTGGTTTCGCCCACGGTGGAACGGCGCGGCTTCCTGCCGATCGCTACTACCCGCGGCGATCGGCTCTTCATAGGGCTGCTTTCCGCTGCCTATATCCACCTGGCGGTGGTCGGCTTCACCGAACTCTCGATTTGGTTTGCCCTAGGGGCTTCCGTCCTCTGGTTGCTGGTGCTGATGCGCTGGGGCTGA
- a CDS encoding ABC transporter substrate-binding protein, protein MKNKRIQLTAIAGSLLLASAGLHAQSDDARAIAERLVDTHFQNSTLSREEQIEELLWFAQAAESFRGMEINTVAEGLTTHVWERDVLAPAFEELTGIRVTHNIIGEGDVVDNMQTQMQTGRNIYDGYVNDSDAIGTHIRYGTTVNLSQAMENEWADFTLPTLDLDDFIGLQYTTGPDGSIYQLPDQQFANLYWFRYDWFQREDLQEQFREIYGYDLGVPTNWTAYEDIAEFFTEHVGEIDGQRVYGHMDYGRRDPSLGWRFHDSWLSMAGMGSPGVPFGNPVDDWGIRVDEESRPVGASVSRGGATNSPASVFAVTKMVEWLDKYAPPEAQGMTFGEAGPVPAQGNIAQQIFWYTAFTADMTDPGLPVTDDEGNPKWRMAPSPTGPYWEEGMKVGYQDVGSWTFFDSTPEDRRTAAWLFAQFTTAKTVSLEKLMAGLTPIRESDIFSDQMTELAPKLGGLVEFYRSPNESNWTPSSTNVPDYPRMAPLWWQNLAPAVSGEITPQEALDNLAGALDNIMARLARANVFEAYPPMLNEERDPEYWLSQEGSPKAKLDDEMPQGTTVPYDQMMEEWMAAGTR, encoded by the coding sequence ATGAAGAATAAAAGGATCCAACTGACGGCGATCGCGGGCAGCCTGCTGCTCGCTTCGGCCGGCCTGCACGCCCAGTCAGACGATGCCCGTGCGATCGCCGAGCGGCTGGTCGATACGCACTTCCAGAACTCCACGCTTTCCCGCGAGGAGCAGATCGAGGAGTTGCTATGGTTTGCCCAGGCCGCCGAGTCGTTCCGCGGCATGGAGATCAATACCGTCGCCGAAGGTCTGACTACCCACGTCTGGGAGCGTGACGTACTGGCGCCGGCCTTCGAGGAACTCACCGGCATCCGGGTCACCCACAACATCATCGGCGAAGGTGACGTGGTGGACAACATGCAGACCCAGATGCAGACCGGGCGCAATATCTACGACGGCTACGTCAACGACTCGGATGCCATCGGTACCCATATCCGCTACGGCACTACCGTCAATCTGTCCCAGGCCATGGAGAACGAGTGGGCCGACTTCACGTTGCCGACCCTCGATCTCGACGACTTCATCGGCCTGCAGTACACCACCGGGCCGGACGGCAGCATCTACCAACTGCCCGATCAGCAGTTCGCCAACCTCTACTGGTTCCGCTATGACTGGTTCCAGCGCGAGGACCTGCAGGAGCAGTTCCGCGAGATCTACGGCTACGACCTGGGCGTGCCGACCAACTGGACGGCCTACGAGGACATCGCCGAGTTCTTCACCGAGCACGTTGGCGAGATCGACGGCCAGCGGGTCTATGGTCACATGGACTACGGGCGCCGCGATCCGTCGCTGGGCTGGCGTTTCCACGATTCCTGGCTCTCCATGGCGGGCATGGGCAGCCCCGGTGTGCCGTTCGGCAATCCGGTGGACGATTGGGGCATTCGCGTCGACGAAGAGAGCCGCCCGGTGGGGGCCAGCGTCAGCCGTGGTGGTGCCACCAACTCGCCGGCCTCGGTCTTCGCCGTGACCAAGATGGTCGAGTGGCTGGACAAGTACGCGCCGCCCGAGGCCCAGGGCATGACCTTCGGTGAAGCCGGTCCGGTGCCTGCCCAGGGCAACATCGCCCAGCAGATCTTCTGGTACACCGCCTTCACCGCCGACATGACCGACCCGGGGCTGCCGGTCACCGATGACGAAGGCAACCCCAAATGGCGCATGGCGCCGTCGCCCACCGGGCCGTACTGGGAGGAGGGCATGAAGGTGGGCTACCAGGACGTGGGTTCCTGGACCTTCTTCGATTCCACCCCGGAGGACCGGCGCACCGCGGCCTGGCTGTTCGCTCAGTTCACCACCGCCAAGACCGTATCGCTGGAGAAGCTGATGGCCGGTCTCACGCCGATCCGCGAGTCCGACATCTTCTCCGACCAGATGACCGAACTGGCACCCAAGCTGGGCGGCCTGGTGGAGTTCTACCGCAGCCCCAACGAGTCGAACTGGACCCCGTCTTCCACCAACGTGCCGGATTATCCGCGCATGGCACCGCTGTGGTGGCAGAACCTGGCCCCGGCCGTGAGCGGTGAGATCACGCCCCAGGAGGCGCTCGACAACCTGGCCGGCGCGCTCGACAACATCATGGCGCGGCTGGCACGGGCCAACGTGTTCGAGGCCTACCCGCCGATGCTCAACGAAGAGCGCGACCCGGAGTACTGGCTGTCGCAGGAAGGCTCGCCCAAGGCCAAGCTCGACGACGAGATGCCGCAGGGAACCACCGTGCCTTACGACCAGATGATGGAGGAGTGGATGGCCGCCGGTACACGCTGA